The sequence below is a genomic window from Gammaproteobacteria bacterium.
TCAAGAAATACGAAGAGGAAGGAAAAGAGATTGTTTTTATTGATGAAAGTGGCTTTGCGAAGGATATGCCACGTCAAGAAGGTTATGCACCGATAGGAAATCGGTGCATAGGAAAGATAGATTGGAATGCGAAGGGACGCACCAATGTGGTTGGCGCCTTGTTTAAGTCGGCTTTATTAACGGCTTCTTTAATAGAGGGTTCGGTTAATTCGGATGTTTTTGCGGCATGGATAAAACAAGATTTATTACCAAAATTGCCAGAAAAATGTGTATTGGTGCTGGATAATGCATCATTTCATAAGCGTTCCGATATTAGGCAAGCGGTTAAGGATAGTGGACATATTCTGGAATACTTGCCACCCTATTCTCCTGATCTCAATCCCATTGAGCATAAATGGGCACAATTAAAAGCAATTCGTAGAAAAAAACGCTGTTCTGTTGAAGAACTTTTTATTTAATTTATTTCCATTTTATAGTTTTCTAGCTATAACTATGCTAGGCTGAAAACATGTTATCTCTCAGCGTCTGCTTTGTAAAATTCTAACTTTTAATATACTGTCGTTAGCTCACCTAATCAAATCACCTGGATTTCTATATGCGTTCATCCCAAAAAAAAATTGAAGCCGCGCGGCGTCATTGTCAGGAACTTCAGATTCAGGAACGATTCGAGGCTGCGATTGATGCTTATCGCCAAAACTTGATCGATATACCTGATGATCTCATTTTGTTGTTGGGCTTGGGGCGAACATTAGTCACGCTTAATCGA
It includes:
- a CDS encoding transposase, with the protein product MPRQEGYAPIGNRCIGKIDWNAKGRTNVVGALFKSALLTASLIEGSVNSDVFAAWIKQDLLPKLPEKCVLVLDNASFHKRSDIRQAVKDSGHILEYLPPYSPDLNPIEHKWAQLKAIRRKKRCSVEELFI